A single Endozoicomonas sp. NE40 DNA region contains:
- a CDS encoding peptidoglycan DD-metalloendopeptidase family protein — protein sequence MASIKYFCLKNRKPVVLTALLASTTAILWPSGDSSPYREVVLPLTTSPAIEEPETGPVGTVQEEQIQRIGYTIEANDTLGSIFAKLQLPQATMYKLLEADLDFLQLDNLKPGQQLLFIREGENQLVTRMQVVIDSINTLEFIRDGDDYTGEMLSHVTNIVERQVDGVINNSLYQSASRVGLSPAEIESISRLFEDKINFARDLRAGDTFQMLYDDIYVGDTHTGRSTLKAVIFVNRGKRLAAFLHDDGQYYDETGQSLNRAFLRRPVSERYRISSHFNPRRLHPITKRISPHNGTDFATPTGTRAKAISDGVVTRVGNHPAAGLHITIQHTETYSTRYLHLSKILVKQGQRVNIGDIVALTGNTGRSTGPHLHFELHANSTPVNYMTYSLPEGKQLDSSQMIAFQELVNQYLAKLDASDDSQIVAKSPVTAEKA from the coding sequence ATGGCATCGATAAAGTATTTCTGTCTAAAGAACCGTAAACCTGTCGTGTTAACGGCTTTACTGGCTTCCACAACAGCAATACTCTGGCCATCGGGTGATTCAAGCCCTTACCGTGAAGTTGTATTACCATTAACAACCAGTCCTGCCATTGAAGAGCCTGAAACCGGACCTGTGGGGACCGTTCAGGAAGAGCAGATACAGCGAATTGGTTACACCATTGAAGCCAACGACACCCTGGGTTCCATCTTCGCCAAACTGCAATTGCCTCAAGCGACAATGTACAAACTGCTTGAAGCAGATCTGGACTTTCTTCAGCTCGATAATTTAAAGCCAGGTCAGCAGCTGCTCTTTATACGAGAAGGTGAAAACCAGCTGGTTACCCGCATGCAGGTAGTCATCGACAGTATTAACACGCTGGAATTTATTCGGGATGGTGATGACTACACCGGCGAAATGCTTTCCCATGTCACCAATATTGTTGAACGACAGGTTGATGGTGTTATTAACAACAGCCTCTACCAGAGTGCTTCCAGGGTAGGACTGAGCCCGGCAGAAATCGAGTCAATATCCCGCCTGTTTGAAGACAAAATCAACTTTGCCAGAGACCTGCGGGCAGGTGACACCTTCCAGATGCTGTATGACGATATCTATGTGGGAGACACTCACACCGGTCGCTCAACCCTGAAAGCTGTCATCTTTGTTAACCGGGGTAAACGACTGGCTGCTTTCCTGCACGACGATGGTCAGTATTATGATGAAACAGGGCAAAGTCTGAACCGGGCCTTCCTGCGCAGACCTGTTTCCGAGAGATATCGTATCAGTTCCCACTTTAACCCCAGACGCCTGCACCCTATCACCAAAAGAATTTCTCCACACAATGGTACTGACTTTGCCACACCGACGGGTACCCGGGCCAAGGCTATCAGCGATGGTGTTGTCACCCGGGTTGGTAATCATCCTGCAGCCGGCCTTCATATCACCATCCAGCACACCGAAACTTACAGCACCCGCTACCTGCATTTGAGCAAAATTCTGGTGAAACAAGGTCAGAGAGTTAACATCGGTGATATTGTCGCCTTAACAGGTAATACAGGTCGCAGTACCGGACCACACCTGCACTTTGAGCTGCACGCCAACAGCACACCCGTCAACTACATGACCTACTCGTTACCGGAAGGCAAACAGCTTGATTCCTCGCAGATGATCGCCTTTCAGGAACTGGTCAACCAGTACCTTGCCAAACTGGATGCAAGCGACGACAGCCAGATTGTTGCAAAATCCCCGGTTACAGCTGAAAAAGCCTGA
- a CDS encoding helix-turn-helix domain-containing protein, translating into MSTDIFKSQIASHLKSIRAARGWSLDKTAQATGVSKAMLGQIERQESSPTIATLWKIASGLETSFSAFFATRESLRNSETTFPCDPSMQIKTLFPFSADTRMEMFEITLMKFHRQQSSPHAPGVIEHCCVIEGEIELETGNSSHLLKKGESLKFHADQPHSYRAKTDTAVFHNIICYPA; encoded by the coding sequence ATGAGCACAGACATCTTCAAGTCCCAGATTGCCAGTCATCTTAAATCCATAAGGGCAGCCAGAGGCTGGAGTCTCGACAAAACGGCACAGGCAACGGGTGTTTCCAAAGCAATGCTCGGGCAGATTGAACGTCAGGAATCCAGCCCGACCATTGCAACACTCTGGAAAATTGCCAGCGGTCTTGAAACATCATTCTCTGCGTTTTTTGCCACCAGAGAGTCGCTCAGAAACAGTGAAACAACGTTTCCCTGTGACCCATCCATGCAAATCAAAACGCTTTTTCCTTTCAGCGCTGATACCCGCATGGAAATGTTTGAAATTACACTGATGAAATTTCACCGCCAGCAGTCCTCACCCCATGCACCCGGAGTCATTGAACATTGCTGTGTTATTGAAGGTGAGATTGAACTTGAAACCGGTAATTCCAGCCACCTTCTGAAAAAAGGTGAAAGCCTGAAATTTCATGCTGACCAGCCCCACAGCTACAGGGCAAAAACAGACACCGCCGTTTTCCACAACATTATTTGCTACCCTGCCTGA